Proteins from one Chitinivorax tropicus genomic window:
- the mbnA gene encoding methanobactin — protein sequence MKIVIVRKQEITVLGRVGARCASLCRTKQ from the coding sequence ATGAAGATCGTCATCGTCCGTAAGCAGGAAATCACTGTATTGGGTCGCGTCGGCGCCCGTTGCGCCAGCTTGTGCCGCACCAAGCAGTAA
- a CDS encoding NADP-dependent oxidoreductase: MTALVNYQIVLNRRPVGEPTPEDFRMVEQPMPTPGPDEVLLKVLYLSIDPYMRGRMSDAESYATPVPLNGVMVGGTVARVEVSNHPNFQAGDLVLSMSGWQSYAVAHGSHLTKLGNTLPRPSYALGLLGMPGITAYMGLLDIGQPKAGETVVVASASGAVGSMVGQIAKLQGCRVVGIAGGDKKCRYVTEELGFDVCLDHRAPDFAQQLAQACPDGIDVYFENVGGAVFDAVMPLLNPKARIPVCGLISQYNATSLPGGPDRLSLLARTILVKRIRMQGFIVFDDYWHRYGEFFQQMSQWVAEGKVKLLEDCVEGLENAPQALIGLLRGDNFGKVVVQVARDL; the protein is encoded by the coding sequence ATGACTGCCCTCGTAAACTACCAGATCGTATTGAACCGTCGCCCCGTGGGTGAGCCCACACCAGAAGATTTCCGCATGGTCGAACAGCCGATGCCCACCCCTGGGCCGGATGAAGTCCTGCTCAAAGTGCTGTACCTGTCGATCGACCCTTATATGCGTGGCCGCATGAGTGATGCAGAGTCGTATGCCACACCGGTTCCGCTGAATGGCGTGATGGTCGGCGGCACCGTAGCGCGGGTAGAGGTTTCCAATCACCCGAATTTCCAGGCAGGCGACCTGGTGCTGTCGATGAGCGGCTGGCAAAGCTACGCCGTTGCCCACGGCAGCCACCTGACCAAGCTCGGCAATACCCTGCCCCGCCCATCCTACGCGCTGGGCCTGCTGGGCATGCCCGGCATCACCGCCTATATGGGCTTGCTGGATATCGGCCAGCCCAAGGCTGGTGAGACAGTGGTCGTGGCTTCCGCCAGCGGCGCGGTGGGCTCCATGGTTGGCCAGATCGCCAAGCTGCAAGGCTGCCGCGTGGTAGGCATCGCGGGTGGCGACAAAAAGTGCCGCTATGTCACTGAAGAGCTGGGTTTCGATGTCTGCCTGGATCATCGCGCACCTGACTTTGCACAACAGCTGGCCCAAGCCTGCCCGGACGGGATCGATGTGTACTTCGAGAACGTCGGCGGGGCCGTATTCGATGCAGTGATGCCCCTGCTCAACCCCAAAGCGCGGATTCCAGTCTGCGGCCTGATCTCTCAATACAATGCCACCTCGCTGCCAGGCGGCCCGGACCGCCTGAGCCTGCTGGCCAGGACCATCCTGGTCAAACGCATCAGAATGCAAGGCTTCATCGTGTTCGATGATTACTGGCATCGCTATGGTGAATTCTTCCAACAGATGAGCCAATGGGTTGCCGAAGGCAAGGTCAAGTTGCTGGAAGACTGCGTGGAGGGCCTGGAGAACGCGCCACAAGCGCTGATCGGCCTGCTGAGAGGCGACAACTTCGGTAAGGTGGTGGTACAAGTCGCACGCGACCTGTAA
- a CDS encoding iron-containing alcohol dehydrogenase, translating into MQNFVFHNPTKVVFGQDTIQQLDQLIPTNARVLVLLGGQSAKTNGTLDLVRQALGNRQVSEFNGIEPNPTYETLMEAVAQVKREQIDYLLAVGGGSVIDGTKFVAAAAVFDGDPWDILTSWGKAVTRALPLGVVLTLPATGSETNCNAVVTRRATHSKRPFNSPHVYAQFAVLDPTRTYTLPKRQIANGLADAFVHIIEQYLTYPVQAMAQDRFAEGLLQTLIELAPGALADQPDYQQRANLMWTASLALNGLLATGVPQDWATHMIGHELTARYGIDHARTLAMVLPALMQVQRHTKHAKLLQYAERVWHITTGDDAERIDEAIARTRQFFESLGIGTTLRDYDLDERAIDEVVAQLIQHGMVALGEHQDITPDVSRRILSLALGAANQAA; encoded by the coding sequence ATGCAGAATTTTGTGTTTCACAATCCGACCAAAGTTGTGTTTGGCCAAGACACCATTCAACAACTCGACCAGCTGATCCCAACCAATGCCCGGGTGCTGGTGCTGCTGGGCGGCCAAAGCGCCAAGACCAATGGCACGCTCGATCTGGTGCGCCAGGCGTTGGGCAACCGTCAGGTCAGTGAGTTCAATGGCATCGAGCCCAACCCGACCTATGAGACGTTGATGGAGGCTGTTGCGCAGGTCAAACGTGAGCAGATCGACTATCTGCTGGCCGTGGGCGGTGGCTCGGTGATCGATGGCACCAAATTCGTGGCAGCAGCAGCGGTGTTCGATGGTGATCCATGGGACATCCTCACCAGCTGGGGCAAAGCAGTCACCCGCGCCCTGCCGCTGGGGGTCGTGCTGACCCTGCCCGCCACGGGCTCGGAAACCAACTGCAACGCCGTGGTTACCCGTCGCGCCACGCATAGCAAGCGGCCCTTCAACAGCCCGCATGTCTATGCCCAATTCGCCGTTCTGGACCCGACCCGGACATACACCCTGCCCAAACGGCAGATCGCCAATGGCCTGGCCGATGCCTTTGTCCATATCATCGAGCAGTATCTGACCTATCCCGTGCAGGCCATGGCGCAGGACCGCTTCGCGGAAGGCCTGTTGCAGACCTTGATCGAGCTGGCACCAGGCGCACTGGCTGACCAGCCGGATTATCAACAGCGGGCCAATCTGATGTGGACGGCATCGCTGGCGCTGAATGGCCTGTTGGCCACCGGTGTCCCGCAGGACTGGGCGACCCATATGATCGGCCATGAGCTGACCGCACGCTATGGCATCGACCACGCCCGCACCTTGGCCATGGTGCTGCCCGCGCTGATGCAAGTGCAGCGCCATACCAAGCACGCCAAGCTGCTGCAGTATGCAGAGCGGGTCTGGCACATCACCACGGGTGACGATGCCGAGCGCATTGACGAAGCCATTGCCCGTACTCGCCAGTTCTTCGAATCATTGGGCATTGGCACTACGCTGCGGGACTATGACCTCGATGAGCGGGCCATCGACGAAGTCGTCGCCCAATTGATCCAGCACGGCATGGTGGCGCTGGGCGAACATCAGGACATCACACCCGACGTCAGCCGTCGCATTCTGAGCCTGGCGCTAGGCGCCGCAAACCAGGCTGCATGA
- a CDS encoding MbnP family copper-binding protein produces the protein MHMARWLLMGWGLGWGMCSGAAPALQTVNIRFLPTLAGQPASCGAPVEGQGLDQSVITLADLRMFVSDMALIDNKGKAVPVQLVADGVWQADSAAMLDFEDATGNCANGTVPQHRAVVGRVPAGRYRGLQFTVGLPARINHQDATLAPSPFNQTAMFWSWQAGYRFIKLELDVNKTGQADGFPIHIGSTGCQSDSTTTPPTHCLQPNRVSVKLARFDPRLDQVQIDLSALLAQTRLQTQAPHTAPGCMAAVDDPDCEGVLSALGLRGTAGQMVFKVWPR, from the coding sequence ATGCACATGGCCAGATGGCTATTGATGGGGTGGGGTTTGGGGTGGGGCATGTGCAGCGGGGCGGCCCCCGCCTTGCAGACAGTCAACATCCGTTTCCTGCCGACACTGGCAGGTCAACCCGCCAGTTGTGGTGCCCCTGTCGAGGGGCAGGGCCTGGATCAGTCCGTCATCACCCTGGCCGATCTGCGCATGTTCGTGTCCGATATGGCCTTGATCGATAACAAAGGGAAGGCCGTGCCGGTGCAGCTGGTGGCGGATGGAGTCTGGCAGGCCGACTCTGCCGCCATGCTGGATTTTGAAGACGCCACCGGCAACTGTGCCAATGGCACTGTGCCCCAGCATCGGGCCGTCGTGGGGCGTGTGCCCGCCGGGCGGTACAGGGGGCTGCAATTCACAGTCGGCCTGCCCGCCCGCATCAATCATCAGGATGCCACCCTGGCGCCATCGCCTTTCAATCAGACCGCGATGTTCTGGAGCTGGCAGGCAGGGTACCGCTTCATCAAGCTGGAGCTGGATGTGAACAAAACCGGACAGGCAGATGGATTCCCCATCCACATCGGCAGCACGGGGTGCCAGTCGGACAGCACCACCACCCCACCAACACACTGCCTGCAGCCGAACCGGGTGTCGGTCAAGCTGGCACGATTCGACCCGCGTCTGGATCAAGTGCAGATCGACCTGTCTGCCCTGCTGGCGCAGACCCGCTTGCAAACCCAGGCACCCCATACCGCGCCAGGCTGCATGGCTGCTGTGGATGACCCGGACTGCGAGGGCGTCCTGTCGGCGCTGGGCCTGCGGGGTACGGCTGGCCAGATGGTATTCAAGGTGTGGCCCAGATGA
- the mbnC gene encoding methanobactin biosynthesis protein MbnC, producing the protein MRFPSLTALPDRMIRDRELLDQLIDPTARQRLPRDSRAFVRVDMSLRNYWHTLFDVCPDLLDMADPAGEQIFDGFMAWAAEQHLSMGWHFYLWVGRWLAQSPFQHQLTDALQEQLMAAAAARWAVLDRSPQVGVVLGRAASTGWVVGWKPNSLLAGRRVERIEVDSGLPSPEADLGLFYTNSFELDTFPGWQVLPK; encoded by the coding sequence ATGCGCTTCCCTTCCCTGACCGCCTTGCCGGATCGGATGATCCGCGATCGTGAGCTGTTGGATCAACTGATCGACCCGACGGCGCGGCAACGGCTCCCCCGCGACAGTCGTGCTTTCGTGCGGGTGGACATGAGCCTGCGCAACTATTGGCATACGCTGTTCGATGTATGCCCGGATCTGCTGGACATGGCCGACCCGGCTGGTGAGCAGATCTTTGACGGATTCATGGCCTGGGCTGCCGAGCAGCACCTGAGCATGGGGTGGCATTTCTATCTATGGGTGGGACGCTGGTTGGCGCAGTCGCCCTTCCAGCATCAGCTGACGGACGCGTTGCAGGAGCAGTTGATGGCGGCAGCGGCAGCCCGCTGGGCGGTGCTGGATCGCAGCCCACAGGTGGGCGTGGTGTTGGGTCGGGCGGCATCTACCGGCTGGGTTGTGGGTTGGAAGCCGAATTCGTTGTTGGCAGGGCGACGGGTCGAGCGTATCGAGGTGGATTCTGGCTTGCCCTCGCCAGAGGCCGATCTGGGGCTGTTCTACACAAACAGCTTCGAGTTGGATACCTTTCCTGGCTGGCAGGTGTTGCCTAAGTGA
- the mbnB gene encoding methanobactin biosynthesis protein MbnB → MQIGFNFTLGETTPMVQQLAREGAIDYVELLIDNFLHVPVAEMAAAFDVPVGFHIMFSRFIEVDDATLDTFAAQLKPFIDTLQPLYVSDHIAYFTHQGRALFHLGEIDYQADFERVRERILKWQALLGCQMHVENYPSIVDGSDDAPMFFERLMADTGCGTLFDLSNAVCAWRNGGPSLHAWREVMKQARHFHVSSYNTAFADDRVTVDSHDGLMAADTLAGLRAYRDLMDKPGATLTYERDENIHYDSVLEDLLKLREIYAEVPTCASLP, encoded by the coding sequence ATGCAGATCGGCTTCAATTTTACGTTGGGTGAAACCACCCCCATGGTGCAGCAATTGGCAAGGGAGGGGGCCATCGACTATGTCGAGTTGTTGATCGACAACTTCCTGCACGTTCCGGTGGCAGAGATGGCCGCCGCCTTTGATGTGCCGGTGGGGTTTCACATCATGTTCTCGCGCTTCATCGAGGTGGACGATGCCACGCTCGATACCTTCGCCGCCCAGCTCAAGCCGTTCATCGACACTTTGCAGCCCTTGTATGTGTCCGACCATATCGCCTATTTCACCCACCAGGGGCGGGCTTTGTTCCACCTGGGCGAGATCGACTATCAGGCTGATTTCGAGCGGGTGCGGGAGCGGATTCTGAAGTGGCAGGCGCTACTGGGGTGTCAGATGCATGTCGAGAACTACCCGTCGATTGTGGATGGCAGCGACGATGCGCCCATGTTTTTCGAGCGGCTGATGGCCGACACCGGCTGCGGCACCTTGTTCGATCTGTCCAACGCCGTCTGTGCGTGGCGCAATGGCGGGCCTTCGCTGCATGCCTGGCGCGAGGTCATGAAACAGGCTCGGCACTTCCATGTGTCCAGTTACAACACGGCCTTTGCCGATGACCGGGTGACTGTGGATTCGCATGATGGCCTGATGGCTGCCGATACGCTGGCCGGTCTGCGGGCATACCGCGACCTGATGGACAAGCCGGGGGCCACGCTTACCTATGAGCGGGATGAGAACATCCACTACGACAGCGTGCTGGAAGACCTGTTGAAACTACGTGAAATCTATGCCGAGGTGCCGACATGCGCTTCCCTTCCCTGA
- a CDS encoding FAD-dependent oxidoreductase yields MQRPFWLAEALAIHPGEACPPLQGESHTDLCIVGGGFTGLWTAILTKQARPDLRIVIIEQDICGGGASGRNGGCLLTWSTKYPSLADHVGAAEARRLISASEQAVFDIAQFCARHQIDAELRLGGAIYAASNPAQTGRLDEVMASLSRLDLSHWQALDDARCHQLTGSTRLHQGWYSAAAGSVQPAKLVRGLRRVALAMGIRIHEHTPLRRLHRGDPIRLEIGQGQITARQVVLAVNAHLPNLVPGLARSMVLVSSDMIITEPVPDLITKLGLQHGQSVCDLRTFVHYWRSTADGRLMLGKGGNRIAFGNRYLAAFDQPSQYQHPLRQRLHHFFPELAHTTVAASWTGASDRSVSGFPFFGHLPDQPNVLYGAGYSGNGVVQSYLGGTLLSARLLGLDNAWTRSPLFGGPIRQYPPEPIRWAGAMLIRQAIRRKERAEDRQHPVAWLDERLSRLAASAGKSG; encoded by the coding sequence ATGCAACGACCCTTCTGGCTCGCTGAGGCCCTGGCCATCCACCCCGGTGAAGCATGCCCGCCCCTACAAGGCGAATCCCACACCGACCTCTGCATCGTCGGTGGCGGCTTCACCGGGTTGTGGACGGCCATCCTGACCAAACAGGCCCGGCCTGATCTGCGTATCGTCATCATCGAACAGGACATCTGCGGTGGCGGAGCATCGGGCCGTAACGGCGGCTGCCTGCTGACCTGGTCCACCAAATACCCTTCACTGGCCGATCATGTCGGTGCCGCCGAGGCACGCAGGCTGATCTCGGCCTCTGAACAAGCAGTGTTCGACATCGCGCAATTCTGTGCCAGGCACCAGATCGATGCGGAGTTACGGCTGGGCGGGGCTATCTATGCCGCGAGCAACCCTGCGCAGACCGGTCGGCTGGACGAGGTGATGGCCAGCCTGAGTCGGCTGGATCTCAGTCATTGGCAGGCGCTGGATGACGCCCGCTGCCACCAGCTGACCGGCAGCACCCGCCTGCACCAGGGCTGGTATAGCGCCGCCGCCGGCAGCGTCCAACCGGCCAAGCTGGTGCGCGGGCTGCGGCGGGTTGCGCTGGCGATGGGCATCCGTATCCACGAGCACACACCGCTGAGGCGCTTGCATCGTGGCGACCCGATCCGGCTCGAAATCGGGCAGGGACAGATCACTGCACGGCAGGTGGTGCTGGCCGTCAACGCCCACCTGCCGAACCTGGTTCCCGGCTTGGCCCGCAGCATGGTGCTGGTGTCCTCCGACATGATCATCACCGAACCAGTACCAGATCTGATCACCAAGCTAGGCCTGCAGCATGGCCAGTCAGTCTGTGACCTGCGCACCTTTGTCCATTACTGGCGCAGCACGGCGGATGGTCGATTGATGCTGGGCAAAGGGGGCAATCGCATCGCATTTGGCAACCGCTATCTGGCTGCATTCGATCAACCCAGCCAATATCAACACCCGCTGCGCCAGCGCCTGCACCACTTTTTCCCTGAGCTGGCCCACACCACGGTGGCCGCCAGCTGGACAGGCGCGTCGGATCGCTCGGTCAGCGGCTTTCCCTTCTTCGGGCACCTGCCGGATCAGCCGAATGTGCTATATGGCGCTGGTTACTCGGGCAATGGCGTAGTGCAGAGCTATCTGGGCGGCACCCTGCTCAGCGCACGACTGCTAGGGCTGGACAATGCCTGGACACGCTCACCGCTGTTCGGGGGGCCGATTCGCCAGTATCCACCCGAGCCGATCCGCTGGGCTGGCGCCATGCTGATTCGCCAAGCCATCCGCCGTAAGGAGCGGGCAGAGGACAGGCAGCACCCGGTGGCATGGCTGGATGAACGCCTCTCTCGGCTGGCAGCCAGCGCGGGCAAGTCGGGCTGA
- a CDS encoding TonB-dependent receptor domain-containing protein, with product MKSVLNPPAACCHVRPVFSLRPLVLAMLVMAPVGWAADAGESIVVTATRTRVPLNNTAAALSRFDADDLLARQAQSIGDALQDVPNVTFGGGPRVAGRTPSLRGFSGREVTLLVDGVRMTAASDLTTPAYIDPWLLDQAEVLRGNSSSLYGSGGLGGVISLGTASAASLLPSGKALGAEARLARDQADSGRQLQVRGYGRHAQWDVLAAFSGRDGSDIRQGGGTRLAPNDNRSQQSLLKIGYQLLPDWHISLNHRRYHERATRTNNPQVDTALDAGAPVQRQQVDQVQTRIGLQQQLAGGAGLSAQWYQTYLEQAAEPNPDQFLPASDSRVQTQGGGVQQVWLWGGHRVSLGVDGHREQQRASFAGQANPVMPKGRQTVTGLFWQDEWQLDPTWSLTPSVRYDRYQTEVQGGQQAAVSHHHWSPKLTLGAQLSPAWRLWASVGEAYRAPTLSETYQHLRCNNCLFNFAANPDLKPETDRSMEWGANYWGRNWLTTGDRLLLRANWFQSRTQDLISSEIVGFYDRAFPFDGEGLIFQYQNQSRAKRQGVELEASWRYAPWQIDVAYGRLRVKNPNTGAQLYAPPDKLIANLGWQQGDWQGHWRTRMVAAQSYDSTVARRTAGYSTHDAWLQWQPGALPGTSLSLGVTNLGDKRYVVYETDNPSARAVEAGRAWKLSAGYRF from the coding sequence ATGAAATCTGTTTTGAATCCACCGGCAGCTTGCTGCCATGTACGTCCTGTCTTTTCCCTGCGTCCCTTGGTGCTGGCCATGCTGGTGATGGCCCCAGTGGGGTGGGCCGCCGATGCGGGGGAATCGATCGTGGTGACTGCGACCCGCACCCGCGTGCCGCTCAACAACACCGCTGCGGCCTTGAGCCGCTTTGACGCCGATGACCTGTTGGCACGGCAGGCGCAGTCGATTGGGGATGCGCTGCAGGATGTCCCGAATGTCACGTTTGGCGGGGGGCCACGGGTGGCAGGGCGCACGCCCAGCCTGCGCGGGTTCAGTGGCCGGGAGGTGACGTTGCTGGTGGATGGTGTGCGCATGACGGCGGCGTCGGATCTGACCACGCCGGCTTATATCGACCCCTGGTTGCTCGATCAGGCGGAAGTGCTGCGGGGGAACAGTTCATCGCTATACGGCAGTGGTGGGTTAGGCGGGGTGATTTCGCTTGGCACGGCCAGTGCGGCCAGCTTGCTGCCATCGGGCAAGGCATTGGGAGCCGAAGCAAGGTTGGCGCGCGATCAGGCAGACAGTGGGCGACAGCTACAGGTCAGAGGCTATGGACGCCATGCGCAATGGGATGTGCTGGCTGCGTTCAGTGGGCGGGATGGCTCGGATATCCGTCAGGGTGGGGGGACGCGTCTTGCACCCAATGACAACCGCTCGCAGCAAAGCCTGCTGAAGATCGGTTATCAGCTGCTGCCGGACTGGCATATCTCGCTGAATCATCGTCGCTATCACGAGCGGGCAACCCGCACCAACAACCCGCAGGTGGATACCGCGCTGGATGCCGGTGCGCCGGTGCAGCGGCAGCAGGTGGATCAGGTGCAGACCCGTATCGGTTTGCAGCAACAGCTGGCGGGCGGGGCGGGTTTGTCGGCACAGTGGTATCAAACCTACCTGGAGCAGGCGGCGGAACCCAATCCAGACCAGTTCCTGCCAGCGTCGGACAGCCGTGTCCAGACCCAAGGGGGGGGCGTGCAGCAGGTCTGGCTATGGGGCGGTCACCGGGTCAGCCTGGGGGTGGATGGCCATCGTGAACAGCAACGGGCCAGCTTTGCCGGGCAGGCCAATCCAGTGATGCCCAAAGGGCGGCAGACAGTGACAGGGCTGTTCTGGCAAGACGAGTGGCAGCTTGACCCGACCTGGTCGCTGACCCCCAGCGTGCGCTATGACCGCTATCAGACTGAGGTGCAGGGCGGTCAGCAGGCGGCGGTCAGCCATCATCACTGGTCGCCCAAGCTGACGCTGGGTGCGCAACTCAGCCCGGCTTGGCGGCTGTGGGCCAGTGTGGGCGAGGCCTATCGCGCCCCGACTTTGAGCGAGACCTATCAGCATCTGCGCTGCAATAACTGCTTGTTCAATTTCGCCGCCAACCCCGATCTGAAGCCGGAAACCGATCGCAGCATGGAATGGGGGGCCAATTATTGGGGGCGTAATTGGCTGACGACCGGTGATCGGCTGCTGTTGCGGGCCAATTGGTTCCAGTCTCGCACTCAGGATCTGATCAGTAGCGAAATCGTCGGGTTCTATGATCGCGCCTTTCCGTTTGATGGCGAAGGGCTGATCTTCCAGTACCAGAACCAATCGCGTGCCAAGCGGCAAGGGGTCGAGCTGGAGGCCTCCTGGCGTTATGCGCCGTGGCAGATCGATGTGGCATATGGGCGGTTGCGGGTGAAAAACCCCAACACCGGTGCGCAGCTGTACGCCCCGCCGGACAAGCTGATCGCCAACCTGGGCTGGCAACAAGGCGACTGGCAAGGGCATTGGCGCACGCGCATGGTGGCGGCACAGTCTTACGACAGCACCGTGGCGCGTCGAACAGCAGGGTACAGCACGCACGATGCCTGGCTGCAATGGCAGCCTGGGGCTCTGCCAGGCACCAGCCTGTCGCTGGGTGTTACCAATCTGGGTGACAAGCGCTATGTGGTGTATGAGACCGACAACCCCAGCGCCCGCGCGGTCGAGGCGGGGCGGGCCTGGAAGCTGTCAGCGGGTTATCGTTTCTGA
- a CDS encoding DUF2946 domain-containing protein: MMLNRRPPQLATCWIALMAFLLGALLPSLSQAMQPSPAQTGWVEICTATGMKWLGADGVVVDQPDVPQGLDHHVKHCPFCQFHTDQPALPAADMVLVQAMTSQTITPFLFLAAPATLSAWVVSQPRAPPAFLSLI, from the coding sequence ATGATGCTCAATCGTCGCCCTCCGCAGCTTGCCACATGCTGGATCGCCCTGATGGCTTTCCTGCTGGGGGCATTGTTGCCGAGCCTGTCACAGGCTATGCAGCCTTCGCCAGCCCAGACTGGGTGGGTAGAGATCTGCACGGCTACAGGCATGAAATGGTTGGGTGCTGATGGGGTGGTGGTCGATCAACCTGATGTGCCGCAGGGCTTGGATCACCATGTCAAGCATTGTCCCTTCTGTCAGTTTCACACGGATCAGCCCGCGTTGCCTGCTGCCGACATGGTGTTGGTGCAGGCGATGACATCGCAAACGATCACACCTTTCCTGTTTTTGGCCGCACCGGCCACCTTGTCAGCCTGGGTTGTCAGCCAACCCCGGGCGCCGCCTGCCTTCCTGTCATTGATTTGA
- a CDS encoding methanobactin export MATE transporter MbnM, with the protein MKRWPVVIMGLGMALAAVAGTRYDWPIPAWAPTPLVPKDNPMTPAKVALGRALFYDKRLSANQTQACAGCHLPDKSFSDGLSLAKGSTGELGKRNAMALVNVAYLPTLTWANPNITSLEQQILNPLFGEHPIEMGMAGKEQLLFERLRADPDYPRLFKQAFPAQKGEISLKTLTRAIASFERSLLSFDSPYDRYRYGGQRDAISPSAKRGEQLFFGERLECYHCHGGINFTDNQIHRMQPLGERGFHNTGLYNEDGQGAYPPGASGLREFTQKAADEGKFRTPGLRNIALTAPYMHDGSLPTLQAVVRLHYAQKGRAGQSGAGPNPLRSQFIQGFQITDEEVADLVAFLESLTDQRFIDQSVATQAVESSKRKEHAAR; encoded by the coding sequence ATGAAGCGCTGGCCGGTCGTGATCATGGGGCTGGGCATGGCGCTGGCTGCGGTGGCGGGCACGCGTTATGACTGGCCGATTCCGGCCTGGGCGCCCACTCCGCTGGTGCCCAAGGACAACCCGATGACGCCTGCCAAAGTGGCATTGGGGCGGGCGTTGTTCTACGACAAGCGCCTGTCAGCCAATCAGACACAAGCCTGCGCGGGTTGCCACCTGCCGGACAAGTCTTTCAGCGATGGCCTGTCGTTGGCCAAAGGCAGCACCGGCGAGCTGGGCAAGCGCAATGCGATGGCCCTGGTGAATGTCGCATACCTGCCCACGCTGACCTGGGCCAATCCGAACATCACCTCGCTGGAACAGCAGATCCTGAACCCCTTGTTCGGTGAGCACCCGATCGAGATGGGCATGGCCGGGAAGGAGCAGCTGCTGTTCGAGCGGCTGCGTGCCGATCCGGACTATCCAAGACTGTTCAAGCAGGCTTTTCCGGCGCAGAAAGGGGAGATCTCACTCAAGACCCTCACTCGCGCCATCGCCAGCTTCGAGCGCAGCCTGCTGTCATTTGACTCACCTTACGATCGTTATCGCTATGGCGGGCAACGGGATGCGATATCGCCCTCTGCCAAGCGGGGTGAGCAATTGTTTTTTGGCGAGCGGTTGGAGTGTTATCACTGCCATGGCGGTATCAATTTCACCGATAACCAGATCCATCGTATGCAGCCGTTGGGCGAGCGTGGGTTTCACAACACGGGTTTGTATAACGAAGACGGCCAGGGGGCCTACCCACCTGGGGCCAGCGGCCTGCGCGAGTTCACCCAGAAAGCGGCTGACGAAGGCAAATTCCGCACGCCGGGCCTGCGCAATATCGCCCTGACTGCGCCTTATATGCACGACGGCTCGTTGCCGACGCTACAGGCGGTGGTCCGTCTGCATTACGCACAAAAGGGACGGGCAGGGCAGTCTGGGGCGGGGCCCAACCCGTTGCGCAGCCAGTTCATTCAAGGGTTCCAGATTACCGATGAGGAGGTGGCGGATCTGGTGGCCTTTCTGGAAAGCCTGACTGATCAGCGATTCATCGATCAGTCTGTTGCGACTCAAGCTGTTGAATCATCAAAGAGAAAGGAGCATGCCGCCCGATAG